The Streptomyces sp. NBC_01268 genome window below encodes:
- a CDS encoding serine protease, which yields MNDIAQKLTTRRTLLRGLTLAAAGTCLPTAVAHAATPAPAANASTETYTLTLTHLGRTGAPTTDYVTYVVGVSGAAAGVKEKIDQSPATVTLQVPKGRYLLHSSISVYDPRIETDWIVQPRLDVEGDTTVVFDARTAAPVDIRPPEAGAEYRLGGTYVQVSHEGGTAIATIINATPYLRTAHQGPAAEPGSVQQWFDTYWKGEKQGYALGYTFTSDRAMTGIVRHPKTSELGTLAVRGVAPETGAGYGFVDLSPVGDTAVALPHPFQVPGTTTFLMTPDRGAWDLLYSAPTASEEDTPNRYFASGVRVRAGATTLVTFDGPVFGPALDPAPGARPAGLRTGNTLGLDLALLADGDGHLPTAPLFEGAVTTLHRNGVLVGTRRGTPGRAEFTVPSARGDYRLSTTAARPGGRVTAAWTFTSAATAAPAELPLSVVRFTPELRPDGTAAPYTTSLVPVTVQGAASVSGVRCLAVSVSTDAGTTWARVPMVGGRASVRTPGAGGTVSFRTELTDSAGNTLTQTQIGAYRVTAA from the coding sequence ATGAACGACATCGCTCAGAAGCTCACGACCCGTCGGACCCTGCTGCGCGGGCTCACGCTCGCCGCCGCCGGCACCTGCCTCCCCACCGCCGTCGCGCACGCCGCCACCCCGGCCCCCGCCGCGAACGCCTCCACCGAGACGTACACGCTGACGCTCACCCACCTCGGGCGCACCGGCGCGCCGACCACCGACTACGTCACCTACGTGGTGGGCGTCTCCGGCGCGGCCGCCGGCGTCAAGGAGAAGATCGACCAATCGCCCGCCACCGTCACCCTCCAGGTCCCCAAGGGGCGTTACCTGCTGCACTCCTCGATCAGCGTGTACGACCCGCGGATCGAGACGGACTGGATCGTCCAGCCCCGGCTGGACGTGGAGGGCGACACCACCGTCGTCTTCGACGCGCGGACGGCCGCGCCGGTCGACATCCGGCCTCCGGAGGCCGGGGCCGAGTACCGGCTGGGCGGCACGTACGTCCAGGTCTCCCACGAGGGCGGCACCGCGATCGCGACCATCATCAACGCCACCCCGTACCTGCGGACGGCGCACCAGGGCCCGGCGGCCGAACCCGGCTCGGTGCAGCAGTGGTTCGACACCTACTGGAAGGGCGAGAAGCAGGGGTACGCCCTCGGCTACACCTTCACGTCCGACCGGGCCATGACCGGTATCGTCCGGCACCCGAAGACCTCCGAGCTGGGCACCCTCGCGGTGCGCGGCGTCGCCCCGGAGACCGGCGCGGGGTACGGATTCGTCGACCTCTCGCCGGTCGGTGACACCGCCGTGGCGCTGCCCCACCCGTTCCAGGTCCCGGGCACCACCACGTTCCTGATGACGCCCGACCGCGGCGCCTGGGACCTCCTCTACAGCGCCCCCACCGCCTCCGAGGAGGACACGCCGAACCGGTACTTCGCCTCCGGCGTGCGCGTGCGGGCCGGGGCGACCACGCTGGTCACCTTCGACGGCCCGGTCTTCGGCCCTGCCCTCGACCCGGCGCCGGGCGCCCGGCCCGCCGGTCTGCGCACCGGGAACACGCTCGGCCTCGACCTGGCCCTCCTCGCGGACGGCGACGGACATCTGCCGACCGCGCCCCTGTTCGAGGGCGCGGTCACCACGCTGCACCGCAACGGCGTGCTCGTCGGCACCCGGCGCGGGACGCCCGGACGGGCGGAGTTCACCGTGCCGTCCGCCCGGGGCGACTACCGGCTCTCCACCACGGCGGCCCGCCCCGGCGGACGGGTCACGGCGGCCTGGACCTTCACCTCGGCGGCGACCGCGGCACCGGCCGAACTCCCGCTCAGCGTCGTCCGCTTCACGCCGGAGCTGCGCCCGGACGGCACCGCTGCGCCGTACACCACCTCGCTCGTGCCGGTAACGGTCCAGGGCGCGGCCTCGGTGTCGGGCGTCCGGTGCCTGGCCGTCTCGGTGTCCACCGACGCGGGCACCACCTGGGCCCGGGTGCCCATGGTGGGGGGCCGGGCATCCGTGCGTACGCCGGGTGCGGGCGGCACGGTGTCGTTCCGCACCGAGCTGACGGACTCCGCGGGCAACACGCTCACCCAGACGCAGATCGGCGCGTACCGCGTGACCGCCGCCTGA
- a CDS encoding RNA polymerase sigma factor — translation MRNRFRAGDTTALGEAYDEHAQVLFRYALRVCGDQAAAEDVVSATFLEAWRCRERLRPDGDGLRPWLLGIATNVLRSTAREARRRDTALARLADRGVLPDFADDVVTRLYDTEQLAAARAALKRLRRRDREVFALVVWAGLDYAAAGEALGIPTGTVRSRLSRARDRLRALADAELKAARKARRGGGAGGTGPTAGAGSRTALGDAGTGGGELSEPGSARTAPADARSGRTAPAGARSGRTALADARSGGSAAGLPGPGRTSIAEARPTHPHRAVTATAPVPAAPSAGAPAPCTPVPVPVPVPVPVPVPVPVPVSLPVPAPTPVPVPVPALARRPAPENSL, via the coding sequence ATGAGGAATCGTTTCCGTGCCGGGGACACCACGGCACTCGGCGAGGCCTACGACGAGCACGCGCAGGTCCTGTTCCGGTACGCCCTGCGCGTCTGTGGCGACCAGGCGGCCGCCGAGGACGTCGTCTCCGCCACCTTCCTGGAGGCCTGGCGCTGCCGCGAACGGCTGCGCCCCGATGGTGACGGCCTGCGCCCCTGGCTGCTCGGCATCGCGACCAACGTCCTGCGCAGCACCGCCCGCGAGGCCCGCCGCCGCGACACGGCCCTGGCCCGGCTCGCCGACCGCGGCGTCCTCCCGGACTTCGCCGACGACGTCGTGACCCGGCTGTACGACACGGAGCAGCTGGCCGCCGCCCGCGCCGCCCTGAAGCGCCTGCGCCGCCGCGACCGCGAGGTCTTCGCCCTCGTGGTGTGGGCCGGACTCGACTACGCGGCGGCCGGCGAGGCCCTGGGCATCCCGACCGGCACCGTCCGCTCCCGCCTCTCCCGCGCCCGGGACCGGCTCCGGGCGCTGGCGGACGCGGAACTGAAGGCGGCGCGGAAGGCGCGACGGGGCGGTGGGGCCGGTGGCACCGGTCCCACCGCCGGCGCCGGGTCCCGAACCGCGCTGGGCGACGCCGGAACCGGCGGTGGTGAGCTCTCGGAGCCGGGCTCCGCCCGAACCGCTCCCGCAGACGCCCGCTCCGGCCGAACCGCTCCCGCGGGCGCCCGCTCCGGCCGAACCGCTCTCGCTGACGCCCGCTCCGGCGGCAGCGCGGCCGGGCTGCCCGGTCCCGGGCGTACCTCGATCGCCGAAGCCCGCCCCACTCACCCCCACCGCGCCGTCACGGCCACCGCTCCCGTCCCCGCGGCACCGTCCGCCGGCGCTCCCGCTCCCTGTACCCCTGTCCCTGTCCCTGTCCCTGTCCCTGTCCCTGTCCCTGTCCCTGTCCCTGTCCCTGTCTCCCTCCCCGTCCCCGCCCCCACCCCCGTTCCCGTTCCCGTCCCCGCCCTCGCGCGCCGACCCGCCCCGGAGAACTCGCTGTGA
- a CDS encoding CU044_5270 family protein → MNTPADDALRAELAGLLPPPEVPDLPPLRHQALKHRILNAAEGPSPLRGRRRLPRFAFPAVACTVAVTAVALTVVAGESPAPSTPVPRAGAAAPGPGQILSRAALAAAASPRAEARPEQFVYIESLVAFAARSAAGGPAALPPAHRRQVWLSADGSREGLLREQGGPDSPLGVRAPVYTLDHRGATPRPAEGGAPTASVTDPTHTYVASLPTDPEALLSLVYAQTRTTGGGDADQRAFTAIGTLLTETWAPPQVTAALYGAAARIPGTTVLPSAQDAAGREGVAVARTAQGEQTQWIFDRKTSAFLGQRTVLARATEAGPAGTVLGSSAVLGRGVTNRPGELPLGASAAPRA, encoded by the coding sequence GTGAACACCCCCGCCGACGATGCCCTCCGCGCCGAGCTCGCGGGTCTGCTGCCGCCCCCCGAGGTGCCGGACCTGCCCCCGCTGCGCCACCAGGCGCTCAAGCACCGGATCCTGAACGCGGCCGAGGGGCCCAGCCCCCTCCGCGGGCGGCGCCGCCTCCCGCGCTTCGCCTTCCCGGCGGTGGCCTGCACCGTCGCCGTGACGGCAGTCGCCCTGACCGTGGTCGCCGGTGAGTCGCCCGCACCGTCCACGCCCGTCCCGCGCGCCGGGGCCGCCGCGCCCGGACCCGGCCAGATCCTGTCGCGTGCCGCGCTCGCGGCGGCGGCGAGTCCGCGGGCCGAGGCGCGTCCCGAGCAGTTCGTGTACATCGAGAGCCTGGTCGCCTTCGCCGCCAGGAGCGCGGCCGGCGGACCCGCCGCGCTGCCGCCCGCGCACCGGCGCCAGGTCTGGCTCTCCGCCGACGGCAGCCGCGAGGGCCTGCTGCGCGAACAGGGCGGGCCGGACAGCCCGCTGGGCGTACGGGCCCCCGTGTACACGCTCGACCACCGGGGCGCCACGCCCCGTCCTGCCGAAGGCGGCGCTCCGACGGCGTCGGTCACGGACCCGACCCACACCTACGTCGCCTCTCTGCCGACGGACCCGGAGGCCCTGCTGAGCCTGGTCTACGCGCAGACCCGCACCACCGGTGGCGGCGACGCGGACCAGCGGGCCTTCACGGCCATCGGCACCCTGCTCACCGAGACCTGGGCGCCCCCGCAGGTGACGGCCGCGCTGTACGGGGCCGCGGCGCGGATCCCGGGGACGACCGTACTGCCGTCCGCGCAGGACGCGGCGGGCCGCGAGGGCGTCGCCGTGGCCCGTACCGCTCAGGGCGAGCAGACCCAGTGGATCTTCGACCGGAAGACCTCGGCGTTCCTCGGGCAGCGCACGGTGCTGGCGCGTGCGACGGAGGCGGGCCCGGCCGGCACGGTCCTCGGCAGCTCCGCCGTCCTCGGCAGGGGGGTCACGAACCGCCCTGGGGAACTCCCGCTCGGGGCCTCGGCGGCACCGCGGGCGTGA
- a CDS encoding MFS transporter, whose translation MPTLLPAPGPQRVIAASNLVNTMGSGLYLTAGVLYFTQAVHLPAAQVGLGLGAAGLVSLVVGIAVGHLADRREARGVYAVTLVVRAAATGGFLFADRLWLFVLTISAAGAAQAAGLAARSPIIRRYGGERPQEFRAYLRAVTNVGISLGALVAGWVVQVGTLTAYQLLIVGTTVAFAASAAALLPLPPVPPAPATAGPRRLALKDRPYLLITAVDGVMAVQFKVLTVAIPLWLVEATSAPRWLIGGTMLVNTLIVIALQVRASRGIDSPAAGARAYRRAGVAFLVSCALVSLAAGTPAWAAATLVLTAVVIHTVGELWHAAAGFELSFALAPEHATGQYLGVFGLGAGLAEGFGPALLIALCIGWGRPGWYVAGAMFAVTGLAAPLAVRWARRTRPDGGAVTPAVPPRPRAGVPQGGS comes from the coding sequence ATGCCCACACTGCTGCCCGCCCCCGGACCGCAGCGCGTCATCGCCGCCTCCAATCTCGTCAACACGATGGGCAGCGGGCTGTACCTCACCGCCGGTGTCCTGTACTTCACCCAGGCGGTGCACCTCCCGGCGGCCCAGGTCGGGCTCGGGCTCGGGGCAGCCGGGCTCGTGTCACTGGTCGTCGGCATCGCCGTCGGGCATCTCGCCGACCGGCGCGAGGCGCGGGGCGTGTACGCGGTCACGCTCGTGGTGCGGGCCGCGGCGACCGGGGGGTTCCTGTTCGCCGACCGGCTGTGGCTCTTCGTCCTGACGATCTCCGCGGCCGGGGCCGCGCAGGCCGCCGGGCTCGCCGCGCGCAGCCCGATCATCCGACGGTACGGCGGTGAGCGGCCACAGGAGTTCCGGGCCTACTTGCGGGCCGTCACCAACGTCGGCATCTCACTGGGCGCGCTCGTCGCGGGCTGGGTGGTGCAGGTCGGCACCCTGACGGCGTACCAGCTCCTGATCGTCGGCACCACGGTCGCCTTCGCCGCCTCGGCGGCCGCGCTCCTCCCCCTCCCGCCGGTGCCGCCCGCGCCCGCGACCGCCGGACCCCGGCGGCTCGCGCTCAAGGACCGGCCCTACCTCCTGATCACCGCAGTCGACGGCGTGATGGCCGTCCAGTTCAAGGTGCTCACCGTGGCGATCCCGCTGTGGCTGGTGGAGGCGACGAGCGCGCCCCGGTGGCTCATCGGCGGCACGATGCTGGTCAACACCCTCATCGTGATCGCCCTCCAGGTGCGGGCCAGCCGCGGCATCGACTCCCCCGCCGCAGGGGCGCGGGCCTACCGCCGCGCCGGGGTCGCCTTCCTGGTGTCCTGCGCGCTCGTCTCCCTGGCCGCCGGGACACCCGCGTGGGCGGCGGCCACGCTCGTCCTGACCGCCGTGGTCATCCACACCGTGGGCGAACTGTGGCACGCCGCCGCGGGCTTCGAACTCTCCTTCGCGCTCGCGCCCGAACACGCCACCGGTCAGTACCTGGGCGTCTTCGGCCTCGGCGCCGGGCTCGCCGAGGGATTCGGTCCGGCCCTGCTCATCGCGCTGTGCATCGGCTGGGGCCGCCCCGGCTGGTACGTCGCCGGGGCGATGTTCGCCGTCACCGGCCTCGCCGCCCCACTCGCCGTCCGGTGGGCGCGGCGGACCCGGCCCGACGGGGGCGCGGTCACGCCCGCGGTGCCGCCGAGGCCCCGAGCGGGAGTTCCCCAGGGCGGTTCGTGA
- the rpmG gene encoding 50S ribosomal protein L33 produces the protein MARTTQRPVVTLRSTAGTGVTYVTRKNRQNDPDRLVLRKYDPVVAAHVEFREVR, from the coding sequence ATGGCCCGCACCACCCAGCGCCCGGTGGTCACCCTCCGGTCCACCGCCGGCACCGGTGTCACCTACGTGACCAGGAAGAACCGCCAGAACGACCCCGACCGCCTGGTCCTGCGCAAGTACGACCCGGTCGTGGCGGCACACGTCGAGTTCCGCGAGGTCCGCTGA
- the ykgO gene encoding type B 50S ribosomal protein L36, whose product MKVRNSLHALKAKPGAQVVRRRGRTYVINKKDPRSKARQG is encoded by the coding sequence ATGAAGGTACGCAACTCCCTCCACGCCCTGAAGGCGAAGCCCGGGGCCCAGGTCGTCCGACGCCGCGGCAGGACGTACGTCATCAACAAGAAGGACCCCCGCTCCAAGGCCCGACAGGGCTGA
- a CDS encoding GNAT family N-acetyltransferase, translating to MSGARAALVLRPWEDGDAETLVRHHGDPAMRRWLATHLDSVEQARAWIAEQRRGREAGSRAAFAVVEVADDGTAPGEPVGHLALTAAAGAVRVGYWTAASARGRGIASGALALAAEWARDAPDSPFTGARLELVHATGNDASCRTAVSGGFRAEGDLPAAPPARPRAMHLHVHGHSHGHGHGHGRGRGRGRGGS from the coding sequence GTGAGCGGGGCCCGGGCCGCGCTGGTGCTGCGTCCGTGGGAGGACGGTGACGCCGAGACCCTCGTACGGCACCACGGCGACCCCGCCATGCGGCGCTGGCTCGCCACGCACCTCGACTCGGTGGAGCAGGCGCGGGCGTGGATCGCGGAGCAGCGGCGGGGCCGGGAAGCAGGCTCGCGGGCCGCGTTCGCAGTGGTCGAGGTGGCGGACGACGGCACCGCGCCGGGCGAGCCCGTCGGGCACCTCGCTCTGACGGCCGCGGCGGGTGCCGTGCGCGTCGGCTACTGGACGGCCGCCTCGGCGCGCGGGCGCGGGATCGCCTCCGGCGCGCTGGCCCTGGCCGCCGAGTGGGCCCGCGACGCGCCGGACAGTCCCTTCACGGGCGCCCGGCTGGAGCTGGTGCACGCGACCGGCAACGACGCCTCGTGCCGGACCGCCGTCTCCGGCGGTTTCCGCGCGGAGGGCGATCTGCCGGCGGCCCCGCCGGCGCGGCCGCGGGCGATGCACCTGCACGTTCACGGCCACAGTCACGGTCACGGCCACGGCCACGGCCGCGGCCGCGGCCGCGGCCGCGGAGGGAGCTGA
- a CDS encoding chitosanase, which yields MPPTINALRRRRLAALVVAAATGVLLPAVSGLTTATAAAGNLAQGRPVTTSTTESSTLGGAKAVDGSTSTRWASAEGVDNQWIRVDLGPSTTVKRVVLKWEAAYAKAYRVELSDDGSTWRQVYATTTGDGGTDDLAVDGTGRYLRVFGTKRATTYGYSLWEVEAYGSGTTPPSTGTNLDDPRKKEVAMKLVSSFENSSLDWRAQFSYIEDIDDGRGYTAGIIGFCSGTGDMLDLVERYTAKKPSNPLAPYLSALRAVNGTDSHQGLDPGFTNAWRQAAQDSVFTQTQEEERDRVYFNPAVSQAKQDGLRALGQFAYYDAAVMHGEDGFRSIRSVALSRALPPSRGGDERAYLNAFLDAREEEMRKEEAHSDTTRVSTAQRRFLNEGNFDLNTPLYWSVYGEAFSLTS from the coding sequence ATGCCCCCCACGATCAACGCCCTCCGGCGCCGCCGCCTGGCCGCGCTCGTCGTCGCCGCGGCCACCGGCGTCCTGCTCCCCGCCGTGTCCGGCCTCACGACCGCCACCGCGGCCGCCGGCAACCTCGCCCAGGGCCGCCCGGTCACCACCTCGACCACCGAGAGCAGCACGCTCGGCGGCGCCAAGGCCGTCGACGGCTCCACCTCCACTCGCTGGGCCAGCGCCGAAGGCGTGGACAACCAGTGGATACGGGTCGACCTCGGGCCCTCGACCACGGTGAAGCGCGTCGTCCTCAAGTGGGAGGCCGCCTACGCCAAGGCGTACCGCGTCGAGCTGTCCGACGACGGCTCCACCTGGCGCCAGGTCTACGCCACGACCACCGGCGACGGCGGCACCGACGACCTCGCCGTCGACGGCACCGGCCGCTACCTGCGCGTCTTCGGCACGAAGCGCGCCACCACGTACGGCTACTCGCTCTGGGAGGTGGAGGCGTACGGCTCCGGCACCACGCCGCCGTCCACCGGCACCAACCTCGACGACCCCCGCAAGAAGGAGGTCGCCATGAAGCTGGTCTCCTCCTTCGAGAACTCCTCCCTCGACTGGCGCGCCCAGTTCTCCTACATCGAGGACATCGACGACGGGCGCGGCTACACCGCCGGCATCATCGGCTTCTGCTCCGGGACCGGCGACATGCTCGACCTGGTCGAGCGCTACACGGCCAAGAAGCCGTCCAACCCGCTCGCCCCCTACCTGAGCGCCCTGCGCGCCGTGAACGGGACCGACTCCCACCAGGGGCTCGACCCGGGCTTCACGAACGCCTGGCGCCAGGCCGCCCAGGACTCGGTGTTCACGCAGACCCAGGAGGAGGAGCGCGACCGCGTCTACTTCAACCCGGCGGTCTCCCAGGCCAAGCAGGACGGCCTGCGGGCCCTCGGCCAGTTCGCCTACTACGACGCCGCCGTGATGCACGGCGAGGACGGCTTCCGCAGCATCCGCTCGGTCGCCCTCTCCCGCGCCCTCCCGCCCTCCCGGGGCGGCGACGAGCGCGCCTACCTGAACGCCTTCCTCGACGCCCGCGAGGAGGAGATGCGCAAGGAGGAGGCGCACAGCGACACCACCCGGGTCAGCACGGCCCAGCGCCGCTTCCTCAACGAGGGCAACTTCGACCTCAACACCCCGCTGTACTGGAGCGTCTACGGCGAGGCCTTCTCCCTGACCAGCTGA
- a CDS encoding restriction endonuclease, whose protein sequence is MPTRRPRGGVGWERAGLGLLLLVAVWTVVAGALRWLAAHPWTLIVLLLTAATGVAAWVHRKREVARWNRVRDQGLRFVLPQIDALHHRQFEEAVRDLMRRDGCPRTVRVGGAGDDGADVKATDPFGRLWVIQCKHRRAGLAGAAVGTPDLHVLNGTGRPVHHGDVVVLVTNGRFTSKAVAFARSQRLHLVDRHLLAQWAAGSAPLWELLGTVPSPRRPAFDSSWRPPHAPPGQP, encoded by the coding sequence ATGCCCACCCGCCGCCCGAGGGGCGGTGTCGGCTGGGAGCGGGCCGGATTGGGCCTGCTGCTCCTCGTGGCGGTGTGGACGGTCGTCGCCGGTGCCCTGCGGTGGCTGGCCGCGCATCCCTGGACGCTGATCGTGCTCCTGCTCACCGCCGCAACGGGCGTCGCGGCATGGGTGCACCGGAAGAGAGAGGTCGCACGGTGGAACCGGGTGCGGGACCAGGGGCTGCGGTTCGTGCTGCCGCAGATCGATGCCCTGCATCACCGGCAGTTCGAGGAGGCCGTACGGGATCTCATGCGCCGAGACGGCTGTCCCCGGACGGTGAGGGTCGGCGGGGCCGGAGACGACGGCGCCGACGTGAAGGCCACCGATCCCTTCGGTCGTCTGTGGGTCATCCAGTGCAAGCACCGCAGGGCCGGTCTGGCCGGCGCCGCGGTCGGGACTCCGGACCTGCATGTCCTCAACGGCACCGGGCGCCCCGTCCACCACGGTGATGTCGTGGTCCTGGTCACCAACGGCCGATTCACCAGCAAAGCCGTCGCCTTCGCCCGTTCCCAGCGTCTCCACCTGGTGGACCGCCACCTTCTCGCCCAGTGGGCCGCAGGCTCCGCGCCGCTGTGGGAACTGCTGGGTACCGTGCCCTCGCCGCGTCGTCCCGCCTTCGACTCCTCGTGGCGGCCGCCGCATGCGCCGCCCGGGCAGCCCTAG
- a CDS encoding GNAT family N-acetyltransferase yields the protein MFSLPLRDGATLRPLELHHAEEFAAHMDRAREHIRPWVGAGFLSSDVEGARATLRRYADRQAADGARLFGIWLDDTLVGGVMFTDFSTATELCEVGCWLEPAAEGKGLITPACEILLDWALIERGAHRAEWHCRADNARSAAVAQRLGMTLEGVNRETWAYAGTRHDKQVWAVLAPEWRARRGL from the coding sequence ATGTTCTCCCTCCCGCTGCGGGACGGCGCCACGCTCCGCCCGCTCGAGCTCCACCACGCCGAGGAGTTCGCCGCCCACATGGACCGGGCGCGCGAGCACATCCGCCCGTGGGTCGGCGCGGGGTTCCTCTCGTCCGACGTCGAGGGCGCCCGGGCCACCCTGCGCCGTTACGCCGACCGCCAGGCCGCGGACGGCGCGCGCCTCTTCGGCATCTGGCTCGACGACACGCTGGTCGGCGGCGTGATGTTCACGGACTTCTCGACCGCGACGGAACTGTGCGAGGTCGGCTGCTGGCTGGAGCCGGCCGCGGAGGGCAAGGGCCTGATCACCCCGGCCTGCGAGATCCTCCTGGACTGGGCCCTCATCGAGCGCGGCGCACACCGAGCGGAGTGGCACTGCCGCGCCGACAACGCCCGCAGCGCGGCGGTGGCGCAGCGCCTCGGCATGACCCTGGAGGGCGTGAACCGCGAGACCTGGGCGTACGCCGGCACCCGGCACGACAAGCAGGTGTGGGCGGTCCTCGCACCGGAGTGGCGGGCACGTCGGGGGCTGTAG
- a CDS encoding TetR/AcrR family transcriptional regulator has product MPRTKGDHEARRRDVSEAVWRVLAAHGFSGLTMRAVAAELGATTGLLTHYFPAKRDLVVHALDLLDERTAARPRRASGQGLAALRSALLDILPLNPEATASNRIWVSSWDTALADPALTEDYAGKYGRSRVRLAERVAAAQDLGELPPGDPGSIASGAQSFALGLVVQALFAPAEFTPEHQVELLDAYLGALAAPRDTTPAAPLP; this is encoded by the coding sequence ATGCCACGCACCAAGGGGGACCACGAAGCCCGCCGCCGCGACGTCTCGGAGGCCGTCTGGCGCGTCCTCGCCGCGCACGGGTTCAGCGGCCTGACCATGCGCGCCGTCGCCGCCGAGCTCGGCGCCACCACCGGCCTGCTCACCCACTACTTCCCGGCCAAGCGCGACCTCGTCGTGCACGCCCTCGACCTCCTGGACGAGCGGACCGCCGCCCGGCCCCGGCGCGCCTCCGGCCAGGGGCTGGCCGCCTTGCGGAGCGCCCTGCTCGACATCCTGCCGCTGAACCCCGAGGCCACCGCGAGCAACCGGATCTGGGTCTCCTCCTGGGACACCGCCCTCGCCGACCCGGCGCTCACCGAGGACTACGCCGGGAAGTACGGCCGCAGCCGCGTCCGCCTGGCCGAACGGGTCGCCGCGGCCCAGGACCTCGGCGAGCTGCCGCCCGGCGACCCGGGGAGCATCGCCTCGGGTGCCCAGTCCTTCGCCCTCGGCCTGGTGGTGCAGGCGCTGTTCGCGCCCGCTGAGTTCACCCCCGAGCACCAGGTCGAGCTGCTCGACGCCTACCTGGGCGCGCTCGCGGCACCCCGTGACACGACCCCGGCCGCACCCCTCCCGTAA
- a CDS encoding FAD-dependent oxidoreductase: MSGTSCTGLLRDGRGRVSGVSYRQGDTQGAGETGELAADLVVDASGRSSALEKWLGSLGGRWTCSLFGFQQQPPTDDAGYNPHLAEQLARRSLQEPTYRYTNVDNRWRPYPLVKGWPDRLLAVGDAVCVFNRVYGQGLTVAAMEAELLGRMLARRRASGRALDGARFAHWYNSRLFRVAVRDAAVWSRFVRVVNMTASPAVPFHPIVAAKVLATAFTTSPGGR; this comes from the coding sequence ATGTCGGGCACCTCGTGCACGGGGCTTCTGCGCGACGGGCGCGGCCGGGTGAGCGGGGTGTCGTACCGCCAGGGTGACACCCAGGGCGCGGGCGAGACCGGCGAGCTGGCCGCCGATCTGGTGGTCGACGCCTCGGGCCGATCCAGTGCGCTGGAGAAGTGGCTGGGCTCCCTGGGCGGCCGGTGGACGTGCTCGCTGTTCGGCTTCCAGCAGCAGCCGCCGACCGACGACGCCGGGTACAACCCGCATCTGGCGGAGCAGCTCGCGCGGCGGAGCCTCCAGGAGCCCACGTACCGCTACACCAACGTCGACAACCGCTGGCGGCCGTACCCCCTGGTCAAGGGCTGGCCCGACCGGCTGCTCGCGGTGGGCGACGCGGTCTGCGTCTTCAACCGGGTGTACGGGCAGGGGCTCACCGTGGCCGCGATGGAGGCCGAGCTGCTGGGCCGGATGCTCGCCCGGCGGCGCGCCTCGGGCCGGGCGCTCGACGGCGCCCGGTTCGCGCACTGGTACAACAGCCGGCTGTTCCGGGTGGCGGTGCGGGACGCGGCCGTGTGGTCGCGTTTCGTGCGGGTCGTGAACATGACCGCGTCACCGGCGGTGCCGTTCCACCCGATCGTGGCGGCGAAGGTGTTGGCGACGGCCTTCACGACCTCACCGGGCGGCCGCTGA
- a CDS encoding SigB/SigF/SigG family RNA polymerase sigma factor gives MRTEVAKVTTTYVGSEVSELPLLETPREVAPQDARALSKLFLRELAVREEGTEGYQYARNTLIEMNTSLVRYAARRFRARGDEMEDIVQVGTIGLIKAIDRFDLAREVEFATFAVPYIVGEIKRFFRDTTWAVHVPRRLQEARVELAKANEELGSRLGRSPRVSELAEAMELSEDEVIEAQIASNGYHSASLDAVIDGDDTDADASLADFLGEEDPALELFEDFHTLAPLMELLDERERLLLHLRFVEELTQAEIGKRIGVSQMHVSRLLARSLERLRAGMLVGTSGDEA, from the coding sequence GTGCGCACCGAGGTGGCCAAGGTGACGACGACGTACGTGGGGAGCGAGGTGAGTGAGCTGCCCCTGTTGGAGACCCCCCGCGAGGTCGCTCCCCAGGACGCCCGTGCCCTGTCGAAGCTGTTCCTGCGGGAACTGGCCGTGCGGGAGGAGGGCACGGAGGGGTACCAGTACGCCCGCAACACCCTGATCGAGATGAACACCTCGCTGGTCCGGTACGCCGCCAGGCGGTTCAGGGCCCGGGGTGACGAGATGGAGGACATCGTCCAGGTCGGCACCATCGGTCTGATCAAGGCGATCGACCGTTTCGACCTGGCGCGCGAGGTGGAGTTCGCGACCTTCGCCGTGCCGTACATCGTGGGCGAGATCAAGCGCTTCTTCCGCGACACCACCTGGGCGGTGCACGTCCCGCGCCGGCTCCAGGAGGCGCGGGTCGAACTCGCCAAGGCGAACGAGGAACTCGGCTCGCGGCTCGGCCGGTCACCACGCGTCTCGGAGCTCGCGGAGGCGATGGAGCTGTCGGAGGACGAGGTGATCGAGGCGCAGATCGCCTCGAACGGCTACCACTCCGCCTCCCTCGACGCCGTGATCGACGGTGACGACACGGACGCTGACGCCTCCCTCGCCGACTTCCTCGGCGAGGAGGACCCGGCGCTGGAACTCTTCGAGGACTTCCACACGCTCGCCCCGCTCATGGAGCTCCTCGACGAGCGCGAACGGCTCCTGCTGCACCTCCGGTTCGTGGAGGAGCTGACCCAGGCCGAGATAGGCAAGAGGATCGGCGTCTCCCAGATGCACGTCTCCAGGCTGCTGGCCCGCTCCCTGGAGCGTCTGCGCGCGGGCATGCTCGTCGGCACCTCCGGCGACGAGGCCTGA